The following DNA comes from Kryptolebias marmoratus isolate JLee-2015 linkage group LG23, ASM164957v2, whole genome shotgun sequence.
TACTGTTCCTTTGTAAGCAGAGTTTTTGTCTCATCAGcactttctgtttaataaaaatagttttttttccctgagatTCTCGTGTCCTGCCTACATTCTGGGTTCAAACCTCACTGACACTGACAGTCCCAGAAAAGaccaaaagctgaaaatgactGGTTTGATCTCTGAACAAGCTGTGACCTCAACTGACCACCAGGTGACCCTTGGCTAGATCTGTCACTCACTCAACAAGTTCCAACAGGAAAGAATCAGGCCTTGCTGGACAGCTTTGTGACACACCTTTTTCTATAATCTTTATGGTAAAGCTGAATGAACTTACATTTCAACTGACTATTGATTTTTTGCTGATATCAGTTTGATACCATACTCTGCCCTACCCTACTTTCCAACTTTAAATGACTTAAAGCTCATTCCAAATTCACCTTCACCCCTGATCATAAATTATCCCTGTccattcaataaaaaaatggtcCAAAAACATCCTTGTTTTATTCAATTCCTGAACACCAAATTCAGTCAAAAGTTTGATCAATTTAGTCCTATTCATTAATTCTCTTGCCTGGTCAATTATTCATATTTCATACAAACCAATCTGCTAAGTGATGGTGCTTATTGCTTACCGTGCAGAGTTGTTCATTTTACCGCAAGTCATATCACAGGACCATATAATAGGAGAAATATTTGTATTAAGGAAAAATGAAATGAGTGGCAActgcataaaaaacaagaaaatacaaactcttcactctttttttgttcaaaaatgaCATTGCAATAGCTCTAAACATTGTAGCATGACCTCTGACCAAGTGTCATTGTTCACCAACTGTTCCTTAAGAAGTTTATTCTGACGTGAGTGAATCTTGCACTaattggttttctttctttctttgtttatttctcaaTAGTTAGTTAGGAGTAGGTGCTGGAATCGGTGCTGTTCATGTGCTGTTAGAAAATTGTAACAACTAttgtcaaaaacacaactttttctgataaaaaaagcataacaaacaagcaaaaatttTCTAATTGACATCACCTTCTCTCTTGTACAAACAACAGTATTATATTTAGAAACATCCCACTGTAATTGTACTTACAGAGCTTTGTTGGAGGCTTTGACCACTGGCAGCAGTCTCAGAAGAACCTCCTCTGAAGCAGAATATTTATTCAGGTCAAACACATCCAGATCTTTTCCTGATGACAGTAAGATGAAGACCAGCGCTGACCAATGAGCAGGAGACAGTTTATCTGTGGAGAGGCTTCCTGaactcagagactgttggaTCTCCTCTACTAGAGAACCatcattcagttcattcagacagtggaacaggttgatgcttttctctgcaCAAATGTTGTCACTGATCTCCTCCTTAATGTACTCAATAGTTTCCAAATTGGTCTGTGAGCTATTTCCTGTCTTTGCCAGCAGGCCTCTAAGGAGAGTCTGATTGGTCTGCAGTGAAAGACCCAGGAGGAAGCGGAGGAACAAGTCCAGCTGTGCATTTGGACTTTGCAAGGCCTTGTCTACAGCACTCTTATGGACACAACTTAGTTTTGGTTTCTTAAATCCTACAGACCTCTTGGAATTTGTTTGATGTTCTTccatcaggttgactccagagtTGATGAAGGTCAGATGGGCATGAAGAGCAGCCAGAAACTCCTGAACACTCAGATGGACGAAGCAGAACACCTTGTCCTGGTACAGCCCTCTCTCCTCTTTAAAGATCTGTGTGAACACTCCTGAATACACTGAGGCTGCTCTGATATCGATGCCACACTCTGTCAGGTCTGATTCATAGAAAATCAAGTTTCCTTTCAGCAGCTGCTCAAAAGCCAGTTTTCCCAGAGACTCAATCATCTTCCTGCTCTCTGGACTCCAGTGTGGATCTGTCTCAGCTCCTCCATCATACTTGACCTTCTTCACTTTGGTCTGAACCACCAGgaagtggatgtacatctcagTCAGGGTGTTGGGCagctctcctccctctctggtTTTCAACACATCCTCCAGAACTGTAGCAGTGATCCAGCAGAAGACTGGGATGTGGCACATGATGTGGAGGCTTCGTNNNNNNNNNNNNNNNNNNNNNNNNNNNNNNNNNNNNNNNNNNNNNNNNNNNNNNNNNNNNNNNNNNNNNNNNNNNNNNNNNNNNNNNNNNNNNNNNNNNNNNNNNNNNNNNNNNNNNNNNNNNNNNNNNNNNNNNNNNNNNNNNNNNNNNNNNNNNNNNNNNNNNNNNNNNNNNNNNNNNNNNNNNNNNNNNNNNNNNNNNNNNNNNNNNNNNNNNNNNNNNNNNNNNNNNNNNNNNNNNNNNNNNNNNNNNNNNNNNNNNNNNNNNNNNNNNNNNNNNNNNNNNNNNNNNNNNNNNNNNNNNNNNNNNNNNNNNNNNNNNNNNNNNNNNNNNNNNNNNNNNNNNNNNNNNNNNNNNNNNNNNNNNNNNNNNNNNNNNNNNNNNNNNNNNNNNNNNNNNNNNNNNNNNNNNNNNNNNNNNNNNNNNNNNNNNNNNNNNNNNNNNNNNNNNNNNNNNNNNNNNNNNNNNNNNNNNNNNNNNNNNNNNNNNNNNNNNNNNNNNNNNNNNNNNNNNNNNNNNNNNNNNNNNNNNNNNNNNNNNNNNNNNNNNNNNNNNNNNNNNNNNNNNNNNNNNNNNNNNNNNNNNNNNNNNNNNNNNNNNNNNNNNNNNNNNNNNNNNNNNTGTCTTCCAGGTGGGAGTTTAAAGATGTCTTCttgtctgattgttgtttctggtctgtgtgGTTTCCTGGATGCTATTTCaatctgtctgacctcatgTTCATCATTGACCTCTCCAGTCCCTCCCTCTGTGATGTAGAGCTCTGTGTAGATCTGATTCAGAAGGGTTGGGTTTCCTGCTTTAGCAatcccctcaaacacacactggaaCTTCTTCTTCAGACAAGATTTAAGATTATGTTGACAACCCGAAGGAAAAAGTTctacaaatgtacaaaaaacaaaaaatggaaaaataatctaatacaacaaaataataatcctTTCATTACTGATATATAAATATGAATCATATTTTTCATCAGGTTAAATGTTTAGAGAAATCATCTTACTGCTCTGCAGACGGTCAGCCAGCTCCTCCTGTTTCATCCTCCTCAGGAAGTAAACTGTGATCTTCATAAATGCCTCTCTGttgctcctcctctgctcttcaTCCTCACCCTCCaactcctcctcatcctcactcTTACTCTCTGAGCATTCTGGGTAATCTGGACTCAGAACCTTCTGGATCTTCTTCAGCTCGTTCT
Coding sequences within:
- the LOC119616724 gene encoding NLR family CARD domain-containing protein 3-like; protein product: MCHIPVFCWITATVLEDVLKTREGGELPNTLTEMYIHFLVVQTKVKKVKYDGGAETDPHWSPESRKMIESLGKLAFEQLLKGNLIFYESDLTECGIDIRAASVYSGVFTQIFKEERGLYQDKVFCFVHLSVQEFLAALHAHLTFINSGVNLMEEHQTNSKRSVGFKKPKLSCVHKSAVDKALQSPNAQLDLFLRFLLGLSLQTNQTLLRGLLAKTGNSSQTNLETIEYIKEEISDNICAEKSINLFHCLNELNDGSLVEEIQQSLSSGSLSTDKLSPAHWSALVFILLSSGKDLDVFDLNKYSASEEVLLRLLPVVKASNKALLSVCNLSDRSCEVLSSVLSSQSSGLKELDLSNNNLQDSGVKLLSAALRSPHCHLETLRLSGCLITEEGCASLASALSSNPSHLRELDLSYNHPGDSGVKLLSAGLKDPLWRLDTLRVEPAGVRWLTPGLRKYSCQLTIDTNTASRNLQLSDNNRKVTYVKEVQAYPDHPDRFEFRSQLMCRTGLSGRCYWEVEWRGEVRISVSYRGIRRKGGSEDCVFGNNDLSWSLWCSDDGRYFVCHNNIKVLVSSSSSVSYRVAVYVDYPAGILSFYRVSSDSLIHLHTFNTTFTQTLYPGFKCCYGSSVFLCQV